From Magnetococcales bacterium, the proteins below share one genomic window:
- the recO gene encoding DNA repair protein RecO, translating to MRITDQGLVLQRIAFRESSLVLKILTRTHGKHTFMARGVRSDHRDGRRGALAGFHTLEVEGSARGTTAMLTLRRAEITTARHHLPHRAPALGAAQILQETIIRLIPEADPCSDIFDLAVSCLDLLNAGGPPLLTLSHGLGRMIHLLGHGWRLDGCAGCGDLENVAFFSVKRQQMVCRRCGAPYADRLLPLTAPVLRAMNRLDWPPAYETMSLEEAEWFYRIVVNCLARITGGPLLTDGPFRAMMESKRRLKEQKGPEACP from the coding sequence GACTGGTCCTGCAACGAATCGCCTTTCGCGAGTCCTCTCTGGTACTCAAGATTCTGACCCGGACCCACGGCAAACACACCTTCATGGCCCGAGGCGTCCGCAGCGACCACCGCGATGGACGCCGAGGGGCACTTGCCGGTTTTCATACCCTTGAGGTCGAAGGAAGCGCCCGCGGCACCACGGCCATGCTCACCCTGAGACGGGCGGAGATCACCACGGCCCGACACCATCTGCCCCATCGAGCCCCGGCCCTGGGGGCCGCCCAGATCCTTCAGGAAACCATCATCCGCCTGATTCCGGAGGCCGACCCCTGTAGCGACATTTTCGATCTGGCGGTTTCATGTCTGGACCTTTTGAATGCCGGCGGCCCCCCACTCCTCACGCTTTCCCACGGTCTGGGAAGGATGATTCATCTGCTGGGCCATGGCTGGCGACTCGATGGTTGCGCCGGGTGCGGCGACCTTGAGAATGTGGCGTTTTTCTCGGTGAAAAGGCAACAAATGGTCTGCCGTCGCTGCGGCGCCCCGTATGCGGACCGTCTGCTCCCCCTCACAGCCCCGGTCCTGAGGGCGATGAACCGCCTCGACTGGCCTCCCGCCTACGAAACGATGTCGCTGGAAGAAGCGGAATGGTTCTACCGGATTGTCGTCAACTGTCTGGCCCGCATCACGGGTGGACCTCTGTTGACCGATGGCCCCTTTCGAGCGATGATGGAATCGAAACGAAGATTGAAAGAACAAAAAGGTCCGGAAGCGTGTCCTTGA
- a CDS encoding Trm112 family protein: MDKELLEILVCPQCKGELVLLSKKDELACRSDHLAYPIRNGIPVMLIDEARRMEEDEPIQGS; encoded by the coding sequence ATCGACAAGGAACTCCTGGAAATACTCGTGTGTCCCCAATGCAAGGGAGAGCTGGTATTGCTTTCGAAGAAGGATGAACTGGCATGCCGCTCCGATCACCTGGCCTATCCCATCCGCAACGGTATCCCCGTCATGCTCATCGACGAGGCCCGACGAATGGAGGAGGATGAGCCGATTCAAGGATCCTGA
- a CDS encoding DUF1640 domain-containing protein, whose product MTTTTFDTLEFAEKLKAAGFTDEQARAQARALSKAMESKGLATKVDLKDLEYRLTITLGRLMIAGFGALATIIKMH is encoded by the coding sequence ATGACGACAACGACGTTTGACACCTTGGAATTTGCCGAAAAATTGAAAGCCGCCGGTTTTACCGATGAACAGGCAAGGGCGCAGGCGCGCGCACTTTCGAAGGCCATGGAATCCAAAGGGTTGGCAACCAAGGTTGATTTGAAGGATCTTGAATACCGGCTCACCATCACACTTGGGAGACTCATGATTGCGGGATTCGGTGCATTGGCAACCATCATCAAAATGCATTGA